DNA from Ignavibacteria bacterium:
TATTCAGGCGGTAGCTGACTTCGTCTTTCAAGTTATCAAGATAACCGTCAACTGCTTCATCATTTTTTAAGAAATGCGAAGTTGCAATCTGCTCGGGCTTCGGAGCCCATGCGCCCATATGGGCAATGAATGTTTTCATCCTGTCGGTGATTGAAGCAGGGGCAAGTGACCATCCTAAACGCACACCGGTTGCAGCAAAATATTTTGAGATACCGTCAACATAAACGGTATAATTTTTCATTTCAGGATATACATGAACAGGGCTGACGTGCTCAACACCGTTATATGTCAACGCCCAATAAATCTGGTCGAACATAAGATAAACTGGCTTTTCGTCATCTCCGCGTCTGTCATTTTCTTCGAGAATAACTTCACAGATTTCTTTCATCATGTCGTACGTTAAAACAGTTCCCGTCGGATTTAAAGGTGAACATAATGAAATTAAAGCTGTATCTTTAATAAACGGCTTTATGTCACTTGCAGTCGGCATGAAATTATTTTCAGGGAACGTCTCAATGACTATATGCTCTGCAAAAGAGATATGAGCATAGTGATTATTATTCCAGGAAGGAACAGGATAGATTACATTCTCACCCGGGTTTACAAGTGTTGAAAATGTTGAAAAAATTAACGGACGCGCACCACTTGCAACGGTTATTTCATCAGGTGAATAATGCAGGTCTTCTTTGCGTTGAATAAAAGTGGATATTGCTTTTTTTAATTCAGGCATTCCGCCGGCAATAGGATAGTTTGTATCGTGACGCTGATACG
Protein-coding regions in this window:
- a CDS encoding aminotransferase class I/II-fold pyridoxal phosphate-dependent enzyme, producing MEKELNLKVSDMAENLIFSEIVKLANELNEKIRNGEKVFNLTIGDFNSHIFPIPKLLEEEIIKAYQRHDTNYPIAGGMPELKKAISTFIQRKEDLHYSPDEITVASGARPLIFSTFSTLVNPGENVIYPVPSWNNNHYAHISFAEHIVIETFPENNFMPTASDIKPFIKDTALISLCSPLNPTGTVLTYDMMKEICEVILEENDRRGDDEKPVYLMFDQIYWALTYNGVEHVSPVHVYPEMKNYTVYVDGISKYFAATGVRLGWSLAPASITDRMKTFIAHMGAWAPKPEQIATSHFLKNDEAVDGYLDNLKDEVSYRLNKFYEGLLSLKAKGYPIEVIPPQAAIYLTVKFDLNGRIKPDGNIINDSHDITRYLINEAKMGLVPFYAFGTSEASHWFRLSVGTVKKDEINDVIKNLETALKKLT